A stretch of Chiloscyllium plagiosum isolate BGI_BamShark_2017 chromosome 6, ASM401019v2, whole genome shotgun sequence DNA encodes these proteins:
- the LOC122550729 gene encoding zinc finger MYM-type protein 2-like isoform X1 produces the protein MNIGNNESIGMNSMPEDQYIEQQKYLGIGGGVHGDMSTAISNASTAFDGSQHVNNHLKSNSDSSRWKPVEGSVTCSQNEDDDDDVVFVEPSLSANCHANTRANKSSASVAVFQNPESIGNEMNISLPPTGKDLVSPVEPIIIDDEEEGNPEPGKAATSGRCAERNGFSEPTDLGAHKVDFHNIGVPYVDNQGLFCTPNLENNNLNWECRTSIKEVDLNKCHPLQATMLPDTRRGNILPTNGNEALSQGISTEPDSEIQITCVTTLDASSKPVTNEPPVQCSGETDLDLMICNVTSLHDQKFEGVDEGVQKQAFQYSTGTSNSDNIMDGAGNGFLNGESLLLTSQHKHDGQRERLRSWKNVCDNL, from the exons ATGAATATTGGGAATAATGAATCTATAGGTATGAATTCAATGCCAGAAGACCAATACATTGAACAACAAAAATACTTGGGAATTGGAGGAGGAGTACACGGTGATATGTCAACCGCAATCTCAAACGCATCCACGGCCTTTGATGGGTCTCAACATGTGAACAACCATCTCAAATCTAACTCTGATAGCTCCCGTTGGAAACCTGTAGAAGGTAGTGTAACCTGTTCCCAGAATGAGGATGATGACGATGACGTTGTGTTTGTCGAACCTTCCCTTTCTGCAAATTGTCATGCGAACACACGAGCAAACAAATCCAGTGCTTCAGTTGCAGTGTTCCAAAATCCAGAATCCATAGGAAATGAAATGAATATATCATTGCCACCAACAGGAAAAGATCTCGTGTCACCAGTAGAGCCAATCATAATTGATGATGAGGAAGAAGGAAACCCTGAGCCAGGAAAAGCTGCCACATCTGGAAGATGCGCTGAAAGAAATGGATTCAGCGAACCAACTGACTTGGGTGCCCACAAAGTTGATTTCCATAATATTGGAGTGCCGTATGTGGATAATCAGGGTTTATTTTGTACTCCAAATTTGGAGAATAACAATTTAAATTGGGAATGTAGAACAAGTATAAAGGAAGTTGACTTGAATAAATGCCACCCTTTACAAGCAACAATGCTTCCAGATACCAGACGAGGTAATATTTTGCCAACAAATGGAAACGAAGCATTAAGCCAGGGTATAAGTACCGAACCAGACTCTGAGATACAAATAACTTGTGTCACCACATTGGATGCCAGTTCTAAGCCCGTTACAAATGAACCACCAGTACAATGTTCTGGGGAAACTGATTTAGATTTAATGATTTGCAATGTTACCTCTCTTCACGATCAGAAATTTGAAGGTGTAGATGAGGGTGTACAGAAACAAGCTTTTCAATATAGCACAGGGACTTCTAACTCTGACAATATTAtggatggtgctggaaatggatTTCTAAATGGTGAATCTTTGCTTTTGACATCCCAACACAAACATG ACGGCCAGAGAGAAAGATTAAGAAGCTGGAAGAATGTCTGTGATAACTTGTGA
- the LOC122550729 gene encoding zinc finger MYM-type protein 2-like isoform X2, which yields MNIGNNESIGMNSMPEDQYIEQQKYLGIGGGVHGDMSTAISNASTAFDGSQHVNNHLKSNSDSSRWKPVEGSVTCSQNEDDDDDVVFVEPSLSANCHANTRANKSSASVAVFQNPESIGNEMNISLPPTGKDLVSPVEPIIIDDEEEGNPEPGKAATSGRCAERNGFSEPTDLGAHKVDFHNIGVPYVDNQGLFCTPNLENNNLNWECRTSIKEVDLNKCHPLQATMLPDTRRGNILPTNGNEALSQGISTEPDSEIQITCVTTLDASSKPVTNEPPVQCSGETDLDLMICNVTSLHDQKFEGVDEGVQKQAFQYSTGTSNSDNIMDGAGNGFLNGESLLLTSQHKHGNWAQIIC from the exons ATGAATATTGGGAATAATGAATCTATAGGTATGAATTCAATGCCAGAAGACCAATACATTGAACAACAAAAATACTTGGGAATTGGAGGAGGAGTACACGGTGATATGTCAACCGCAATCTCAAACGCATCCACGGCCTTTGATGGGTCTCAACATGTGAACAACCATCTCAAATCTAACTCTGATAGCTCCCGTTGGAAACCTGTAGAAGGTAGTGTAACCTGTTCCCAGAATGAGGATGATGACGATGACGTTGTGTTTGTCGAACCTTCCCTTTCTGCAAATTGTCATGCGAACACACGAGCAAACAAATCCAGTGCTTCAGTTGCAGTGTTCCAAAATCCAGAATCCATAGGAAATGAAATGAATATATCATTGCCACCAACAGGAAAAGATCTCGTGTCACCAGTAGAGCCAATCATAATTGATGATGAGGAAGAAGGAAACCCTGAGCCAGGAAAAGCTGCCACATCTGGAAGATGCGCTGAAAGAAATGGATTCAGCGAACCAACTGACTTGGGTGCCCACAAAGTTGATTTCCATAATATTGGAGTGCCGTATGTGGATAATCAGGGTTTATTTTGTACTCCAAATTTGGAGAATAACAATTTAAATTGGGAATGTAGAACAAGTATAAAGGAAGTTGACTTGAATAAATGCCACCCTTTACAAGCAACAATGCTTCCAGATACCAGACGAGGTAATATTTTGCCAACAAATGGAAACGAAGCATTAAGCCAGGGTATAAGTACCGAACCAGACTCTGAGATACAAATAACTTGTGTCACCACATTGGATGCCAGTTCTAAGCCCGTTACAAATGAACCACCAGTACAATGTTCTGGGGAAACTGATTTAGATTTAATGATTTGCAATGTTACCTCTCTTCACGATCAGAAATTTGAAGGTGTAGATGAGGGTGTACAGAAACAAGCTTTTCAATATAGCACAGGGACTTCTAACTCTGACAATATTAtggatggtgctggaaatggatTTCTAAATGGTGAATCTTTGCTTTTGACATCCCAACACAAACATG GAAATTGGGCACAAATCATATGCTGA